In Xylanibacter ruminicola 23, a single genomic region encodes these proteins:
- a CDS encoding glycosyltransferase family 4 protein — translation MSNTPLHIGFDAKRIVRNGTGLGAYGRTLVNDLAQYPLQLSLYAPDAGRAPLRNQIIERPNVAFKFANKRWPLGNAYWRTKGIVADLKRDGIQLYHGLSGELPLGISQSGIPSVVTIHDLIFLRHPEFYNPIDVKLYTWKFRRTLREATHIIAISERTKHDIIQYGQVPDEKISLIYQSCAQRFGAETDAAVLQQVAQHYQLPQRYILNVGSIETRKNVLQAVQALLYLPSDVSLVIIGRPTDYTHKVMAYAQRQNLQQRVRILHGVPDEHLPALYAMAEVFVYPSVYEGFGIPIIEAIRCGLPVVACSGSCLEEAGGPDNIYVSPGDVLGMANAIRRSLIGSAHREARIQRSQTYVQRFAGTDVAGQVYQLYHQILSRS, via the coding sequence ATGAGTAACACGCCCCTTCATATCGGTTTCGATGCCAAGCGCATTGTTCGCAACGGCACAGGCCTTGGTGCCTATGGCCGCACGTTGGTCAACGATCTGGCCCAGTATCCCCTGCAGCTCAGCCTCTATGCCCCAGATGCCGGTCGCGCCCCTCTGCGCAACCAAATCATAGAGCGCCCCAATGTAGCATTTAAGTTTGCCAACAAACGATGGCCGTTGGGCAACGCCTACTGGCGTACCAAGGGTATCGTAGCCGATCTTAAGCGCGATGGCATCCAGCTCTATCATGGCTTATCGGGCGAACTGCCCCTTGGCATCAGTCAGAGCGGCATCCCCAGCGTAGTTACCATCCACGATTTGATATTCCTGCGCCATCCTGAGTTTTACAATCCCATCGATGTCAAGCTCTACACCTGGAAGTTCCGTCGCACCCTGCGCGAGGCCACCCATATCATTGCCATCAGCGAGCGTACCAAGCACGATATCATCCAGTACGGTCAGGTACCCGACGAGAAAATCTCGCTCATCTACCAGAGTTGTGCCCAGCGTTTCGGTGCCGAGACCGATGCCGCCGTGCTGCAGCAGGTAGCCCAGCATTACCAGTTACCCCAGCGTTACATCCTGAATGTGGGTTCTATCGAAACGCGCAAGAATGTGCTGCAGGCCGTTCAGGCGCTGCTCTATCTGCCCTCCGATGTGTCGCTGGTCATCATCGGCCGCCCCACCGATTACACCCATAAGGTGATGGCCTACGCACAGCGTCAGAACCTGCAGCAGCGTGTACGTATCCTGCATGGTGTCCCCGACGAGCACCTGCCCGCCCTTTATGCTATGGCCGAAGTGTTTGTTTATCCCAGTGTTTACGAGGGTTTCGGCATACCTATCATCGAGGCCATCCGTTGCGGTTTGCCAGTAGTGGCTTGCAGCGGTTCCTGTCTCGAAGAGGCTGGCGGCCCCGACAACATCTATGTGTCGCCAGGCGATGTGTTAGGTATGGCCAATGCCATCCGCCGCTCGCTGATTGGTTCAGCCCATCGCGAGGCCCGCATCCAGCGCAGCCAGACCTATGTGCAGCGTTTCGCTGGCACCGATGTCGCCGGCCAGGTTTATCAGCTCTATCATCAGATCTTAAGCCGCAGCTGA
- a CDS encoding glycosyltransferase family 87 protein, translating to MKLSVLTSKIKHYLADFRVVFFVWLIMAIIPWLRIWLKGKFDLDYSIFYHSFWHAWQQMPLYIIYPEDGNYFLYGPLFPLLMAPMAVLPYQLGRLIWMLLITFVPYWSIRQSFFTRSQQLFILWFVAVEAYTCILDSESNSLILACILFTYYLTQKQKDCWAAFLIALGTVTKIYGIAGLAFFPFSHHKRQFLGWFVAWMVILSVLPMFVFGFDYVCGQYGAWYDVLVHKNDLNQFAAGQNISLLGMVRKISGIASYNDIWLILPGAILFALPYLRLDQYRHQGFRLAAVASALMTIVLFSTGSESYSYIIAMPGVAIWYLTSPWQRNRCDLALIIFAFIITSMSPSDLFPKVVWSQLIKPYSLKALPVAIIWFKLIYEMLTKDYAFTTAQTMRTQASVMQ from the coding sequence ATGAAACTATCTGTATTAACCTCTAAGATTAAACACTATCTGGCCGACTTTCGTGTCGTGTTTTTCGTATGGCTCATCATGGCCATCATCCCTTGGCTGCGCATTTGGCTCAAGGGTAAGTTCGACCTCGATTATTCCATCTTCTACCACTCGTTCTGGCATGCCTGGCAACAAATGCCACTGTATATTATCTACCCCGAGGATGGTAATTATTTTCTATACGGACCGCTCTTCCCGCTGCTCATGGCACCCATGGCAGTGCTGCCCTATCAGTTAGGCCGACTGATCTGGATGCTGCTCATCACGTTTGTGCCTTATTGGAGCATACGCCAGTCGTTCTTCACCCGCAGTCAGCAGCTGTTCATCCTGTGGTTTGTGGCCGTCGAAGCCTATACCTGCATACTCGATTCCGAGAGCAACAGTCTCATCTTAGCCTGCATCCTGTTCACCTATTACCTCACCCAGAAGCAGAAGGATTGCTGGGCGGCGTTTCTCATCGCCTTGGGCACTGTCACCAAAATCTACGGTATTGCGGGCTTGGCGTTCTTCCCCTTCTCGCACCATAAGCGCCAGTTCTTAGGCTGGTTTGTAGCCTGGATGGTCATTCTGTCGGTACTGCCCATGTTCGTATTCGGGTTCGATTACGTGTGCGGCCAGTACGGTGCCTGGTACGATGTGCTGGTACATAAGAACGACCTCAACCAGTTTGCCGCCGGTCAGAACATCTCACTATTGGGTATGGTACGTAAGATATCAGGCATCGCCAGTTACAACGATATCTGGCTTATCCTGCCTGGTGCCATTCTCTTCGCTCTGCCTTATCTGCGACTCGATCAGTATCGCCATCAGGGGTTCCGCCTGGCAGCCGTAGCCTCAGCGCTCATGACGATTGTGCTGTTCAGCACCGGTTCCGAGTCGTACAGCTACATCATCGCCATGCCCGGTGTAGCCATCTGGTATCTCACCAGTCCTTGGCAGCGCAACCGCTGCGATCTGGCACTCATCATCTTCGCCTTTATCATCACGTCGATGTCGCCATCCGACCTCTTTCCAAAGGTAGTATGGAGCCAGCTCATCAAGCCCTATTCGCTCAAGGCCCTGCCTGTAGCTATCATCTGGTTTAAGCTCATTTACGAGATGCTCACCAAGGATTATGCCTTCACCACAGCCCAAACCATGCGCACCCAGGCCAGCGTCATGCAATAG
- a CDS encoding sugar phosphate nucleotidyltransferase, which translates to MIGVILAAGMAKRLRPLTDEKPKCLLEVGGKTLLQRTVDAMISAGVKEFVVVTGYRENMIREFLTVNYQLSIINYIDNVDFEHNNNIFSLWLAMQKLHGQEVLLMDSDILCDPEAVRRVARKTNPALAMQQHELGEEEMKIVVDEAGRITEISKTCSPADAIGESVGIEKMTPAYTEAIYQELRKMILDENLIDIFYERAFERLIPQGHTFEVVDTTDLFSYELDTPEDLEKASAALPKELY; encoded by the coding sequence ATGATAGGTGTGATATTGGCGGCGGGAATGGCCAAGAGACTGCGCCCGCTTACTGACGAGAAACCCAAATGCCTGCTGGAGGTTGGTGGTAAAACGCTGTTGCAGCGTACGGTTGACGCGATGATAAGCGCCGGCGTAAAGGAGTTTGTGGTAGTAACAGGCTATCGCGAAAACATGATTCGTGAATTCCTAACTGTCAATTATCAATTGTCAATTATCAATTATATCGACAACGTCGATTTTGAGCATAACAACAACATTTTCTCGTTGTGGCTGGCCATGCAGAAACTGCACGGACAAGAGGTGCTGCTGATGGATAGCGACATACTGTGCGATCCAGAGGCTGTGCGCCGTGTGGCCCGTAAAACCAACCCCGCCTTGGCCATGCAGCAGCACGAGCTGGGCGAGGAGGAGATGAAGATTGTGGTTGACGAGGCCGGACGTATTACTGAGATAAGCAAAACCTGCAGTCCTGCCGACGCCATTGGCGAGAGTGTGGGTATCGAGAAGATGACACCCGCCTATACCGAGGCCATCTATCAGGAACTGCGCAAGATGATATTGGATGAGAACCTGATAGATATCTTCTACGAGCGCGCCTTTGAGCGACTGATTCCACAAGGACATACGTTTGAAGTGGTAGATACCACCGACCTGTTCAGTTACGAGCTCGACACCCCCGAGGACTTGGAAAAAGCTTCGGCTGCATTACCAAAAGAATTGTATTAA
- a CDS encoding polysaccharide deacetylase family protein: MILLSFDTEEFDVPREHGVDFTLQQGMEVSKEGTRRILDCLKQNGVKATFFCTGNFAENAPELMQRIMDEGHEVACHGVDHFEPKETDFARSKEIVERVTGRTVYGYRQPRMFPVVESEIKRAGYRYNSSLNPAFIPGRYMHLTEPRTWFMKDGVMQIPASVTPLIRFPLFWLALHNLPQSVYHWLVRRVLKHDGYFVTYFHPWEFYDLKEHPEFKMPFIIKNHSGREMAGRLDKLIKMLKAHGHEFITYTEFTDKQL, translated from the coding sequence ATGATACTATTGAGTTTTGATACCGAAGAGTTTGATGTGCCCCGCGAACATGGCGTGGATTTTACATTACAACAAGGTATGGAAGTTTCGAAGGAAGGCACGCGCCGCATATTGGACTGCTTGAAGCAGAACGGCGTGAAGGCTACCTTTTTTTGCACAGGCAATTTTGCAGAGAATGCACCCGAACTGATGCAACGGATTATGGACGAAGGGCACGAGGTGGCCTGTCATGGCGTGGATCACTTTGAGCCGAAAGAGACTGACTTTGCCCGATCGAAGGAAATAGTGGAACGGGTAACCGGACGAACGGTGTACGGCTACCGACAGCCACGTATGTTCCCCGTGGTGGAGAGCGAAATAAAGCGTGCGGGCTATCGCTATAACTCGAGTTTGAACCCTGCGTTCATTCCCGGCAGATACATGCATCTGACTGAACCCAGAACCTGGTTTATGAAGGATGGGGTGATGCAGATACCGGCTTCGGTAACACCGCTGATACGATTCCCGCTGTTCTGGCTGGCACTGCACAACCTGCCACAGAGCGTGTACCACTGGCTGGTGAGAAGGGTGCTGAAGCACGATGGCTACTTTGTGACCTACTTTCACCCATGGGAGTTTTACGACCTGAAGGAGCACCCCGAGTTTAAGATGCCCTTTATTATCAAGAACCACAGCGGACGTGAGATGGCTGGGCGACTTGACAAGCTGATAAAGATGCTGAAAGCCCACGGCCACGAATTTATAACTTACACGGAATTTACTGACAAGCAACTATAA
- a CDS encoding glycosyltransferase family 2 protein, producing the protein MDKPLFSILIPTWNNLKFLKICVDSIRKNSTYPHEILIHVNDGSDGTLEWVKAEGLKYTHSPENIGVCFALNGLRPLATTDYILFMNDDMYVLPDWDKNLYEEIERIGHKMFFLSSTLIQPRPFFCKSVIAPADFGQTVETFDEQRLLNEYKNLPHYDWKGATWPPNVVHKDIWDLVGGYSIEYSPGMYSDPDFSAKLWKAGVRIFKGIDKSRVYHFEARSTHRIVKNDGSTQFLRKWGITSASFMRDVLQRGERWDSQNDTSAALKKDLTRSKLKKALTIFRDVKIKNIWED; encoded by the coding sequence ATGGATAAACCTCTGTTCTCGATATTGATCCCTACCTGGAACAACCTGAAGTTCCTGAAGATTTGTGTGGATAGCATCCGCAAAAACTCGACGTATCCGCACGAGATTCTGATTCATGTGAACGATGGTAGCGACGGCACGCTGGAGTGGGTAAAGGCCGAGGGACTGAAATATACGCACTCGCCCGAGAACATCGGTGTGTGCTTTGCACTGAACGGTTTGCGCCCATTGGCCACCACCGACTACATACTGTTTATGAACGACGATATGTATGTGTTGCCCGACTGGGATAAGAACCTGTACGAGGAGATAGAGCGTATCGGACATAAGATGTTCTTCCTGTCATCTACCCTGATTCAGCCACGCCCATTCTTCTGTAAGAGCGTGATTGCACCAGCCGACTTTGGACAGACCGTAGAGACCTTTGACGAACAGAGACTGCTGAACGAATATAAGAACCTGCCACACTACGATTGGAAGGGCGCTACATGGCCACCAAACGTGGTGCATAAGGATATCTGGGACTTGGTAGGCGGCTACTCGATTGAGTATTCGCCAGGCATGTATAGCGATCCCGACTTCTCGGCTAAGCTGTGGAAGGCGGGTGTAAGAATCTTCAAAGGCATTGATAAGAGTCGTGTGTACCATTTTGAGGCACGCTCAACCCATCGCATTGTGAAGAACGATGGCAGTACGCAGTTTCTGAGAAAATGGGGCATCACATCGGCATCGTTTATGCGCGATGTGCTGCAGCGCGGCGAACGCTGGGACAGCCAGAACGACACCAGTGCCGCCCTGAAGAAAGACCTGACAAGAAGTAAGCTGAAGAAAGCCCTGACGATATTCCGTGATGTGAAAATCAAGAATATCTGGGAGGATTAA
- a CDS encoding GtrA family protein, with protein MDKKETFGQIVRFGIVGTTAAAIHYGVYWLLQHFIEVNIAYTVGYIVSFLVNYYLSAHFTFREKTSARNGIGFGGAHAVNYVLHIVLFNFFLWLGLSRAVAPLAVLAIAVPANFIMVRFVFKHFKKQ; from the coding sequence ATGGATAAAAAGGAAACATTTGGTCAGATTGTTCGCTTCGGTATTGTGGGCACCACTGCCGCCGCCATCCACTACGGTGTGTACTGGTTGCTGCAGCACTTTATCGAGGTTAACATTGCCTATACGGTGGGCTATATCGTTAGTTTCTTAGTCAACTACTACCTGTCGGCCCACTTCACCTTCCGCGAAAAAACCTCAGCCCGCAACGGCATAGGTTTTGGCGGCGCCCATGCAGTCAACTACGTGCTGCACATCGTGCTGTTCAATTTCTTCCTGTGGTTGGGTCTCAGTCGTGCTGTGGCCCCATTGGCAGTACTGGCCATCGCTGTGCCCGCCAATTTCATCATGGTTCGTTTTGTATTCAAGCACTTTAAAAAGCAATAG
- a CDS encoding pyridoxal phosphate-dependent aminotransferase, with amino-acid sequence MEKEMNFLDRNEFNFEPSEKVVEAIRNFDPKTLCFYTRIYDQGKKSVVSVKLSEIYGVPEEQVLLAYGGEDILKNAIHYYLMKGDNKKILIPEYSWWYYNKVAAECYGTFEMYPLHEQEDTFAYDVDEVIEYTNRIHPRMLLLASPNNPTGNCLTPEEIGRIMENIPSDTMVLIDEAYASFITSDTDYIAPLVNKYRNLIISRTLSKFYGLPGLRCGFGFIGAGHDHFVSYINKYLGYNRFSEAVALAALDSDEHYRKVADDMEWGRQLYKKALGDKPGFKVYKSVANFILIKYPVEIKEALQKALADQNYKIKFMSDKGLEECVRITLGRKEQTQVVVDTILRVIEH; translated from the coding sequence ATGGAGAAGGAAATGAATTTTCTGGATAGAAATGAGTTTAATTTCGAACCCAGTGAGAAGGTGGTAGAAGCTATCCGCAATTTTGACCCAAAGACATTGTGTTTTTATACCCGCATTTACGATCAAGGCAAGAAAAGCGTTGTATCGGTAAAGTTGAGCGAGATATACGGCGTACCCGAAGAGCAGGTACTGCTGGCTTATGGTGGTGAGGACATTCTGAAGAATGCCATTCACTACTACCTGATGAAAGGCGACAACAAGAAAATACTGATACCCGAATACTCATGGTGGTACTACAACAAGGTGGCTGCTGAGTGCTACGGTACCTTTGAGATGTACCCCCTGCACGAACAGGAGGATACCTTTGCCTATGATGTGGATGAGGTGATAGAATATACCAACCGCATTCATCCCCGTATGCTGCTGTTGGCATCGCCTAACAACCCCACGGGTAACTGCTTGACACCCGAGGAGATCGGACGTATCATGGAGAACATCCCCAGCGATACAATGGTGCTGATAGATGAGGCTTATGCCAGCTTTATTACCAGCGATACCGACTATATCGCACCACTGGTAAACAAATACCGCAACCTGATTATATCGCGTACGCTGAGTAAGTTCTACGGACTGCCCGGACTGCGTTGTGGCTTTGGCTTTATCGGTGCCGGACACGATCATTTTGTAAGCTATATCAACAAGTACTTGGGTTACAACCGCTTCTCGGAGGCTGTGGCTTTGGCTGCGCTCGATAGCGATGAGCACTACCGTAAGGTGGCCGACGATATGGAGTGGGGCCGACAGCTGTACAAGAAAGCACTGGGCGACAAGCCTGGCTTTAAGGTGTATAAGAGTGTGGCCAACTTTATCCTGATAAAATATCCTGTAGAGATTAAGGAGGCCCTGCAGAAGGCGCTGGCCGACCAGAACTACAAGATTAAGTTTATGAGCGATAAGGGCCTGGAGGAGTGTGTGCGTATTACCTTGGGTCGCAAGGAGCAGACACAGGTTGTAGTGGATACCATACTGAGAGTAATTGAACATTGA
- a CDS encoding glycosyltransferase family 87 protein, which translates to MWQKIKHIKNKEQILFWLGLIIMVAATAIETLRGRASNYYVYSDATSMFWHGLTPYTQQFITDHGRYFLYTPVFTTLYAPILLLPKWLGPFAWNGMLYALMVTAIRTLPGEVNKYRTKIFGFLLLLIVQGTFCFQYNLVVCALFLLAFTLLERNKPLWAVLLIMISATTKIYGGIELALLLCYPKMWRNLGAAVLMGVGLLLLPALNPMFEHPLDLYRQMGEMLTQHGDSGTWAGLLFAPVLRDVLLPNMRAIQLGVLAVLAAIFFWKYRLWNNYRFRVTALAVMMGYVILFSDSPETHTYLIALAGYQMVFWLQPKRTTIDWVIFWLLFVNFCIFPVDALCPVAVYKFFHNNFWFDIYCMTLAWVRMVWAVVKA; encoded by the coding sequence ATGTGGCAAAAAATTAAGCATATCAAAAACAAAGAACAGATATTATTTTGGTTGGGACTGATTATCATGGTGGCAGCAACTGCCATCGAAACGCTGCGTGGCAGGGCCAGCAACTACTATGTGTATAGCGATGCCACCAGCATGTTCTGGCACGGACTGACACCTTACACCCAGCAGTTTATTACCGACCATGGGCGCTATTTTCTTTATACACCCGTGTTTACCACCCTGTATGCACCTATCCTGCTGCTGCCCAAATGGTTAGGGCCGTTTGCATGGAACGGCATGCTGTATGCCCTGATGGTAACGGCCATCAGAACGCTGCCGGGCGAGGTGAACAAATACCGCACTAAGATTTTCGGATTCCTGCTGTTGCTGATAGTGCAGGGCACCTTCTGTTTTCAGTATAACCTGGTGGTGTGCGCGCTGTTCCTGTTGGCCTTTACGCTGCTGGAGCGTAACAAGCCGCTGTGGGCGGTACTGCTGATTATGATTTCGGCTACCACTAAGATTTATGGCGGTATAGAGTTGGCGCTGCTGTTGTGCTATCCCAAAATGTGGCGTAACCTTGGCGCTGCGGTGCTGATGGGCGTGGGATTGCTGTTGCTGCCAGCCTTGAACCCGATGTTTGAGCACCCGCTTGACCTGTACCGACAGATGGGCGAGATGCTGACACAGCACGGCGATTCGGGTACCTGGGCAGGACTGCTGTTTGCACCCGTACTGCGCGATGTGCTGCTGCCAAACATGCGAGCCATACAGTTGGGTGTGCTGGCCGTATTGGCTGCCATCTTCTTCTGGAAGTACCGTTTGTGGAACAATTACAGATTCAGAGTAACGGCCTTAGCAGTGATGATGGGCTACGTGATACTGTTTAGCGACAGTCCGGAAACACATACGTACCTGATTGCCTTGGCTGGCTACCAGATGGTGTTCTGGTTGCAACCCAAACGTACCACGATAGACTGGGTGATATTCTGGCTACTGTTCGTAAACTTCTGCATCTTCCCTGTAGATGCACTCTGTCCTGTAGCAGTATATAAATTCTTCCACAATAACTTCTGGTTTGATATCTATTGCATGACGCTGGCCTGGGTGCGCATGGTTTGGGCTGTGGTGAAGGCATAA
- a CDS encoding glycosyltransferase family 2 protein, with amino-acid sequence MKTVTIILPAYNEESSFELLKERMGEVLKQNPDYNWEFLLVNDGSSDHTLQQMMRLHREDLHYNYLDLSRNYGKEIAMMAGFDYAKGDAVIVMDADMQHPIDVIPEMLQYWEQGYDDVYATRQDSKESWLKRKTSHWYYEVLQSVTKVPIQKDTGDFRLLDRSCVEALKQMRETERNTKGMYSWIGFRKKGIGYKQLERQTGESKWSTRALMHLALNGIMSYTTAPLRLASVLGLIVSFAAFLYLIYIIVITNLYGEPVQGYPTMMVTILFLGGIQLLSLGILGEYVAKIFNEVKGRPGYFLNSYNGERNHVAKN; translated from the coding sequence ATGAAAACGGTAACAATTATACTGCCTGCCTATAACGAGGAGTCGTCGTTCGAGCTACTGAAAGAACGGATGGGCGAGGTGCTGAAACAGAACCCGGACTACAACTGGGAGTTTCTGCTGGTAAACGATGGCAGTAGCGACCATACGCTGCAGCAGATGATGCGACTGCACCGCGAAGACCTGCATTACAACTATCTGGACCTGAGCCGCAACTACGGCAAGGAGATAGCGATGATGGCTGGTTTTGACTATGCCAAAGGCGATGCCGTAATAGTGATGGACGCCGACATGCAGCACCCGATAGACGTGATACCCGAGATGCTGCAATACTGGGAGCAGGGTTACGACGACGTGTATGCCACCCGACAGGACAGTAAGGAGAGTTGGCTGAAGCGTAAGACATCGCACTGGTACTACGAGGTGCTGCAATCGGTTACCAAGGTGCCCATACAGAAGGATACCGGTGACTTCAGACTGCTGGACCGCTCGTGTGTGGAGGCCTTGAAACAGATGCGCGAAACCGAACGTAACACCAAGGGTATGTACTCGTGGATAGGATTCCGCAAAAAGGGCATCGGCTACAAGCAGCTGGAGCGACAGACGGGTGAGAGCAAATGGAGCACACGCGCGCTGATGCACCTGGCACTGAACGGTATCATGTCGTACACCACCGCACCGCTGCGACTGGCATCGGTACTGGGACTGATCGTATCGTTTGCGGCTTTCCTGTATCTGATATACATTATTGTGATTACCAATTTGTATGGCGAGCCGGTTCAGGGTTATCCTACGATGATGGTAACGATACTCTTCTTAGGTGGCATACAGCTGCTGAGCTTGGGCATCCTGGGTGAGTATGTGGCAAAGATTTTTAATGAAGTGAAGGGCCGACCGGGCTACTTCCTGAACTCGTATAATGGCGAACGAAACCATGTGGCAAAAAATTAA
- a CDS encoding helix-hairpin-helix domain-containing protein, with amino-acid sequence MRRRILLLFIIPAFLRVFAQESHGWETYLNQVMTAEDAASEGWQQTYDLLSDLVQHPININTATREQLEAIPFLSAQQVEELMAYLYRYAPMQSTAELRMMTLLTPAQRELLSYCVYTGDSKPKRYLHHELTATAKLPLSNGHWFRYQLQYGDRLKAGLVGDLDADEPFMKGPNRWGYDYYAPYVQLNHWGRIETLVLGSYRVSMGMGLVMNNSFSLGKIAMLQNLGRSTNTLRAHASRTENALQGAGITLKLGRGWQTTAFVGYVPMDATLNKDGSARTILTTGYHRTEAEIAKKYNLHALKTGGSVRYTGHGLHIGLNGLYVHLDRPLQPNTKQLYNLYKPQGSSFVNMSTDYGYANSKWSLNGETAVDGHGHIATINSVSVAMGSNLTLMALQRYYQYRYTSLDAQSYSDGGSVQNESGVYVGATWQPSSKWQVAAYADWAYFPWVRYRQQAGTYTMDYLLQTTYTSSRWKLSGRYRLKAKQQEHRTRLAAEYNWDCGLGMRTQLDGNYGADGGTEIGAMLSESMAYTYKWLRLNAGAGYYHTDGYNSRLYVYENGPLYTYAMQQLYGEGVRYWLMLRANAGKHLLLTAKMGVNNNFERESKTDMMLQLRLKI; translated from the coding sequence ATGAGACGAAGAATATTATTACTATTCATCATACCTGCATTCCTGCGCGTTTTTGCGCAGGAATCGCATGGATGGGAGACGTACTTGAATCAGGTGATGACGGCTGAGGATGCGGCATCGGAGGGGTGGCAGCAGACGTACGATCTGCTGAGCGACCTGGTGCAGCACCCCATCAACATTAATACCGCCACACGTGAACAGCTGGAGGCCATCCCCTTTTTGTCGGCACAACAGGTAGAGGAGCTGATGGCCTACCTGTACCGCTATGCACCGATGCAATCGACTGCCGAACTGCGTATGATGACACTGTTGACACCTGCCCAGCGCGAACTGCTGAGCTACTGCGTTTATACAGGTGATAGCAAACCCAAACGCTACTTACACCACGAACTGACAGCCACCGCCAAGCTGCCACTAAGCAACGGGCACTGGTTTCGCTACCAGCTGCAATATGGCGACCGGCTGAAGGCGGGGCTGGTGGGTGATTTGGATGCTGACGAACCCTTTATGAAGGGCCCCAACCGATGGGGATACGACTACTATGCACCGTATGTGCAGCTGAACCACTGGGGACGTATAGAGACACTGGTGCTGGGTAGCTACAGAGTGAGCATGGGTATGGGCTTGGTGATGAACAACAGCTTTAGTTTAGGCAAGATAGCCATGCTACAGAACTTGGGGCGCAGCACAAACACCTTGCGGGCACACGCCTCGAGAACGGAGAACGCACTTCAAGGTGCAGGTATAACCCTGAAGTTAGGGCGCGGTTGGCAGACTACTGCGTTTGTGGGGTATGTGCCGATGGATGCCACGCTGAATAAGGACGGTAGCGCACGTACGATACTAACCACTGGCTACCACCGTACGGAAGCCGAAATAGCTAAGAAATATAATTTGCACGCCCTGAAAACGGGTGGTAGTGTGCGTTATACGGGACATGGACTGCACATAGGGCTGAACGGGCTTTACGTGCATCTGGACCGGCCGCTGCAACCTAACACCAAACAGCTATACAACCTGTATAAACCGCAGGGCAGTAGTTTTGTGAACATGAGCACGGACTACGGCTATGCCAATAGCAAATGGTCACTGAACGGTGAAACGGCTGTGGATGGGCACGGGCATATAGCCACTATCAACAGTGTGAGCGTGGCGATGGGTAGTAACCTGACGCTGATGGCACTGCAGCGCTATTACCAGTACCGTTATACCTCGCTGGATGCACAGAGCTATAGCGATGGGGGCAGCGTGCAGAACGAAAGCGGCGTGTATGTGGGAGCTACCTGGCAGCCATCCTCTAAATGGCAGGTGGCGGCTTATGCCGACTGGGCTTACTTTCCGTGGGTAAGGTACCGACAGCAGGCGGGTACTTACACAATGGACTATCTGCTACAGACAACCTATACCAGCAGCCGCTGGAAACTGAGCGGCAGGTACCGACTGAAAGCCAAGCAACAGGAACACCGCACCAGACTGGCAGCTGAATACAACTGGGACTGCGGCTTGGGTATGCGCACCCAGCTGGATGGCAACTATGGTGCGGATGGAGGAACGGAGATAGGTGCTATGCTGAGTGAGAGCATGGCCTACACTTATAAGTGGTTGCGACTGAACGCTGGAGCGGGCTATTACCATACGGATGGTTATAATAGCCGACTGTATGTGTATGAGAACGGACCGCTATATACCTATGCCATGCAGCAGCTGTATGGCGAGGGCGTACGTTATTGGCTGATGCTACGCGCTAATGCAGGAAAACACTTGCTGCTGACTGCCAAAATGGGCGTAAACAACAACTTTGAACGCGAATCGAAAACGGATATGATGCTTCAGCTGCGGCTTAAGATCTGA
- a CDS encoding YcbK family protein — translation MEQIVQLNSKANLSEHFLLGEFTRSKYPEVYNIPSHEVIAHLKNLCTWLEVLREKASQPIIINSGYRSPQLNRKVGGAPTSNHLTGCAVDIRTSGYEQAIVYAAILINYAKESQQEFDELLIEKRSALPLGSSKNRYGAVWLHFAVRPKDNRHKVNFLTT, via the coding sequence ATGGAACAGATAGTACAATTGAATAGTAAAGCAAACCTCTCCGAGCACTTCTTGCTCGGGGAGTTCACCAGGAGTAAGTATCCTGAAGTGTATAACATCCCTAGTCATGAGGTTATAGCCCATTTGAAGAACCTCTGCACTTGGCTGGAGGTTTTGCGAGAGAAAGCCTCGCAACCTATCATCATTAACTCGGGTTATCGATCGCCGCAGTTGAATCGGAAGGTTGGTGGAGCACCCACTAGTAATCACTTAACGGGATGCGCTGTAGATATTCGTACTTCGGGGTATGAACAGGCGATAGTGTATGCGGCCATCCTCATCAATTATGCTAAAGAATCGCAGCAGGAGTTTGATGAACTGCTGATAGAGAAGCGCTCGGCTTTGCCGCTTGGCTCGTCCAAGAATCGCTATGGTGCCGTGTGGCTGCACTTTGCGGTTAGACCGAAAGATAATCGGCATAAAGTGAATTTTTTGACTACATGA